The genomic stretch TCAGCGCCTGGGCAGATGCTCCAGCAGACGATCCAAGGCCTGCCGATAGTGGTCGCCCAGGATCTGGGCCTGCTCGGGGTTGCCTCTTGTCGCTGCCAGGGCGAGGCCGCTACCGTGGGCATGGTCAACCAGAATGTCGCGCCACAGGATGGGTTCGGGCGTGATCTGCGCCAGCAGCGCGGTCAGGCGCTCGGTGATCTGACGGGTCACCCCCGCAAAGGCTTGCGGCGTCGCGAAGATCGCGAGCGTCAGTTGGGGATGCCGCCCGACGGCATCGTGATAGCGGGTGAGCATGGTGCGGATGGCGGCCAGGTGGTCTGCCTGTTCACTCGCGCCCGCCAGCACCTCGGCATAGACCCGATCCGACAGCGCGCGCAGCAGTCCGGCGCGGTCTTCCACGTGGTGGTAGAGACTCATCGGGGTGACGCCCAGTCGGGCGGCCAGGGCGCGCATCGTCAACCCTTGGCCCGCGCCTTCCTCCAGCAGCGTCAGCGCAGCGCGGAGGATGTCGTCGCGGGTCACGCCTTGTCCGTTGGCCTGGAGGTGGGCGACGAACGCCGAGGTGATCCGCTGCGAAGGCCGCCAGGTGGAACTCACCGGCATCGCGCCCGCCGTGGCCGGGATGCTCGCCGGCGGCTGGCTCGAGACGCCGACAGGCGCACGCCACATGATCGTGAGCGAATGGGCCTCCGGGGTGGAGTTGCTCTATCCGGTGGCCATGGAAGCCGGCACCGAGGTGCTGCTGACGGCGGGCTACGACCACAGCACGGCCACGTGTGCATCGCGCTTCAACAACCTCGACAACTACGGCGGGTTTCCCGCCATCCCCAGCAAGAACCCGTTCTCGACTGGCGTGTTCTGAACCCCGGAGACATCGCCATGTGGTACCTCGTCGTCCTCGTCGTGGCGGCGGTGGTCTCGGTCGCGCTCGCGCCCAAGCCCCCCAACCCCAAACCCGCTGAACTCTCCGACCTCGATGCCCCCACCGCGGAAGAGGGCCGACCGATCCCGGTCGTCTTCGGCACGGTGCTGCTGCGCGGGGCCAATGTCGTGTGGTACGGCGATCTGGAGGCCGAGCCGATCAAGAAGAAGGGCGGCAAGAAATGAGTTCCGACGTCCTCGTCACCATCGCCCACGTGCGCGCCGCGGGCCTGTGCGCGCCCGGTGCGCGCACCTGGTTCGCGCGCCAGGGCTTGGACTTCCGCGCCTTCCTTGCCCAGGGCCTGCCGGCGTCGATCCTGTTGGCCACGGGCGATGCGATGGCCGCGCGCGTGGTCGGGGTGGCCCGCCGCGCCCATGAGGAGCCGCGCTGATGGGCGGGCGCAGCAAGAAGCAGACCGTCGGCTACCGCTACCGGATCGGCCTGCACCTGGTGCTGTGCCAAGGGCCGGTGGATGCGGTGCAGGAGATTCAGATCGGCGATCGCACCGCCTGGGGCGATGCGAGCCGCGCGTCACTTCCGACCGGGCATGGCCTGGGGCGGGTGCGCATCGACCGGCCCACGCTCTTCGGCGGCGACGAGCGCGAAGGCGGCGTGGTGGGCGACCTCGACGTGTTGCCCGGCGACACCGCCCAAGGTCGCAACGATTACCTGATGAGCCTTCTCGGGCCAGCCATCCCGGCGTTTCGCGGGGTGTTGTCGGTCGTGGCGCGCAAGATCCTGTTCGCGGCCAACAACCCCTACCTCAAGCCCTGGGCGGTGCGGGTGCGGCGCTTCACGGCGGGCTGGCATGGCGATCCGTGGATGCCGTGGGACGCCGAGGTGCGGACCTGGGATGCCGACACGGGCCAGGCCGTGACCGTCGGCATGAACCCGGCGCACATCCTGGTGCAGTGCCTCACCGATACGCACTGGGGCATGGGCTATCCGATGTCCACGCTGGGCGCGAGCTTCTGGAACGCGGCCTGGGCGCTGTCGAGCGAGGGCTCCGGTGTGCTGGCCACCGAGCCCGAGGGGCGGCTGGCGGCCATTACGGACTTCACTTTCAACCTCGGGGCGGGGCGGCTGCAGACCTCGACGCTGCGGCGGCGGGTCAATCAGCGGGATTGGGCGGCGGCCGCCGCTGAACTTCGCCGGTGGGTGTATGGCGGCGGGAGGGTGTTGCCAGGACTTGTTGCTCGACGGGAAGCCGAGGCGCGTCTTCTCGCACACGGGTGACAGACCCGGAAGCACGGCCGTGTATACACTATATGCATTGATGTAGTAGATTATGCTCTTGATGCATCAACGACTAAGGCGATGGCGATCACCAGCGTTGGAGAACTGGTCAAAGCCGCCCGCAACGGGCGCAGCCAGAAGGAGTTCGCTGAATTCCTGGGCGTGAAACAGTCCTCGGTGAGCCGCTACGAGAGCGGCAAGGCAAGCCCGCCGATCCGAGTGATCGAGCAGTGCATGCAGCTGGTGCATGCGGCAAACGCGGAGGACGCCCCCACCGCCGACCAACTGGCAGAACGCATCCGCGCCGCTCTGGCGGACCCCGACCTCCGGCAGGCGCGCTTGGCGCTATCTCGGTTGGTGGATGCCTTTGTGTCCGAACACGTGCAGACTCGCATTACGCGTGCTGCGCCTCAAATCACTGGAGGCTGACGTGGCAACTCAATCGGCTATCGAGTGGACTGAGCAGACGTGGAATCCAACCACCGGTTGCACCAAGGTTTCACCGGGGTGCAAGAACTGCTACGCGGAAGTGATGGCGCGCAGGCTCCACGCCATGGGCGCGCCCGGCTATGAGAACGGGTTCAAGCTCACGTTGCATGAGAGCCGGCTCGAACAGCCACTGCTACGCAAGAAGCCGACGACGTACTTCGTCAACAGCATGAGCGATCTGTTCCACGAGGCCGTCCCGGACGCCTTCCTGGATCGTGTGTTCTCGATCATCGAGCGTACCCCTCACCACACGTACCAGATCCTCACCAAGCGCGCGAAACGACTACCGGAGTACTTTGCTCGCCGTGCCTGCCCCAGAAATGTTTGGCTTGGGGTGTCGGTCGAAGACAAGAAGTACGGGGTTCCTCGCATCGCGCACCTGCGCAAGGTGGATGCACATATTCGCTTCTTGTCCGTCGAGCCGCTGCTGGAAGACCTCGGGCGGATCGACTTGCGCGACATTCACTGGGTCATCGTCGGTGGCGAGTCCGGGCACAAAGCCCGCCCGATGCGAGAAGAATGGGTGGCGAACGTACAGGCCCAGGCCGAGGCCGCTGGTGCGGCATTCTTTTTCAAACAGTGGGGCGGCTGGGGTGCCGACGGTGTCAAACGTCACAAGAAGGCGAATGGGCGTCTCTTCCGGGGCCGCACTTGGGATGAGTATCCCCAGACTGCAGATCTGCCCCTATAGTGTGTCCAGGATGTCCTTGGCGATCTTGGTCGCCAGTCCGGAGGCTGCAGGCTTCGGATTCGAGGCTGCGAAGTACAGTGCGAAGAGAGGCGCGCCGCACGGGTTCTTCGAGTCCCCGCCTTGGTACAAAACCTTAGGGGCGGTCACGGCTGGGAACAGATCCATCAGGCGTCTCGAGACGAAGTCGAGCATCTCGCGATGATCGGCGTTTC from Nevskiales bacterium encodes the following:
- a CDS encoding lysozyme, which translates into the protein MGGRSKKQTVGYRYRIGLHLVLCQGPVDAVQEIQIGDRTAWGDASRASLPTGHGLGRVRIDRPTLFGGDEREGGVVGDLDVLPGDTAQGRNDYLMSLLGPAIPAFRGVLSVVARKILFAANNPYLKPWAVRVRRFTAGWHGDPWMPWDAEVRTWDADTGQAVTVGMNPAHILVQCLTDTHWGMGYPMSTLGASFWNAAWALSSEGSGVLATEPEGRLAAITDFTFNLGAGRLQTSTLRRRVNQRDWAAAAAELRRWVYGGGRVLPGLVARREAEARLLAHG
- a CDS encoding helix-turn-helix transcriptional regulator, which translates into the protein MAITSVGELVKAARNGRSQKEFAEFLGVKQSSVSRYESGKASPPIRVIEQCMQLVHAANAEDAPTADQLAERIRAALADPDLRQARLALSRLVDAFVSEHVQTRITRAAPQITGG
- a CDS encoding phage BR0599 family protein — translated: MIRCEGRQVELTGIAPAVAGMLAGGWLETPTGARHMIVSEWASGVELLYPVAMEAGTEVLLTAGYDHSTATCASRFNNLDNYGGFPAIPSKNPFSTGVF
- a CDS encoding phage Gp37/Gp68 family protein, whose translation is MLRLKSLEADVATQSAIEWTEQTWNPTTGCTKVSPGCKNCYAEVMARRLHAMGAPGYENGFKLTLHESRLEQPLLRKKPTTYFVNSMSDLFHEAVPDAFLDRVFSIIERTPHHTYQILTKRAKRLPEYFARRACPRNVWLGVSVEDKKYGVPRIAHLRKVDAHIRFLSVEPLLEDLGRIDLRDIHWVIVGGESGHKARPMREEWVANVQAQAEAAGAAFFFKQWGGWGADGVKRHKKANGRLFRGRTWDEYPQTADLPL
- a CDS encoding helix-turn-helix domain-containing protein — its product is MTRDDILRAALTLLEEGAGQGLTMRALAARLGVTPMSLYHHVEDRAGLLRALSDRVYAEVLAGASEQADHLAAIRTMLTRYHDAVGRHPQLTLAIFATPQAFAGVTRQITERLTALLAQITPEPILWRDILVDHAHGSGLALAATRGNPEQAQILGDHYRQALDRLLEHLPRR